From the Capnocytophaga sp. oral taxon 878 genome, the window TTTTACGATAGCAACAGTAATGAACCCACTACCCCTATCTCTGATAGAAACTTCTTGGACAGCGTTACATACCGCGCTCGAGATTTGGGCAGACTTATTGGTACAGATTTTGCGGAAGGTTTTACAACCGAGAGAGTCCCTGCCGTAGAAAGCCTTTTCCAATTAAAGTAAAAAACAAATCACAAGATAACAAACATACAATCCACCCCCATCCATATCCAAATAACATTAAATCCATCTTATAGGTTGAACGAACGAATAACGAAGGATAAACGAACTATAAACGAAGGATAGTTGGCCAGCTGTGCAGTTTCGCATTTGCATTTAATAAGCAAAAAAACATCTAATCCACACAGCCTCCTAAATATCCTACTGCATATTTAAAATCACATACAAAATTAAATAAAAAGAATGAAATTAGCATTTTTAACCATTGGCATACTGCTGCTATGTGTAGCCGGAATGGCAATTAAAATATGGGGCAAAAAAGGCGGCAAATTTTCTGGTACCTGCGCCAGCCAAAACCCACACCTAAACCCAGAAGGTGAGGCTTGTAGCTTTTGCGGGCGCACCCCCGATGAACAAGAATGCCGTAACAAATAAAAAAAGGCTATGCTTGGTAACCTTTCCGAGAAAATAGCAGAAGCAAAAAAAGGCAACCAGCGAGCTTTTAGCTGGTTGCTAGATGAGTTTTGGGCTGAAGTGTACGCCTTTCAGCTAAAAAGAGTGAATGACGAGGCCGAAGCTGAAGATATTACAGTACAAACATTTGCACGTGCTTTTGATAAAATAGGAAGCTTTGATGAACAATATTCATTCAGAACTTGGCTATTCACTATCTCAAAAAACATCCATATTGACTCACTAAGGCGACAAGCAGAGCCAATACTACATTTAGACTCAGAAGAAAAGGAATCTAAGCGCATTGCCGACGATACCCCTACCATTGAGGATAGCCTCATTATGGAACAACAGTTTGATTACTTGCTAAAAAGTATCAAGCAGCTAAAAGAACCCTACCGAACAGCAATACAGTTGCGCTACTTACAAGAAAAAAGCTATAAAGAAATAGCCGATGAGATGAAAAGCACAATGAACAACGTCAAAATCACACTGCTACGAGCCAAGAAAATGCTCATCAGCAAATTTAATAATTAGCAAATTTGCCAATTTGCTAATTATTCGTAAATTTGCCGCCAAATTAAAAAAAATAATAAAAAAATGTCAGCAGTTAGAAAAGATTACAAAAGAGTAACTACCAAGTCGGTAGTAGAGATGAAAGCTAATGGAGAGAAGATTTCGATGCTTACAGCCTACGATTATACTTTTGCAAAATTATTGGATAGCGCAGGGATTGATGTTATTTTGGTAGGTGACTCGGCTAGCAATGTAATGGCTGGTCACGAAACCACATTGCCCATTACGTTAGACCAAATGATTTACCACGCTTCATCAGTAGTACGTGGCGCAAACCGTGCTCTTATAGTGGTCGATTTGCCTTTTGGTACCTACCAATCCGATCCTAAAAAGGCACTGCGTTCAGCCATCAAAATAATGAAAGAAAGTGGCGCACACGCCATTAAATTGGAAGGTGGTAAAGAAGAAGCCGAAAGCATTAAGCGAATAGTAAATGCAGGCATCCCTGTAATGGGACACTTAGGACTTACACCCCAATCAATACACCAATTCGGCTCATTTGCATTACGTGCTAAAGAAGAAGCTGAAGCTCAAAAACTAAAAGAAGATGCAAAACTATTAGAACAATTAGGCTGCTTTGCAATAGTGTTAGAAAAAATACCTGCCAAATTAGCCGAAGAAGTAGCTAAAAGCGTACGCATCCCTATCATTGGTATTGGTGCAGGTAGCGCCGTTGATGGGCAAGTACTTGTAATGCAAGATATGTTAGGAATGAGCAATGAGTTCCAGCCACGTTTCTTGCGCAAATACGCCAATTTGCAAGAAGTAGTTACTGCCGCAGTATCACATTACATCGAAGATGTGAAAAGCGTTGATTTCCCTAACGAAAAAGAGCAATATTAATGTTCCGACATCAGGGGAAAAGCCGTACTGCCAAACATAATTTACAAATAGCCGTAGTGCTCTCATTCGTAGCAGGAATGGTGAACGTTACCGGCTTTTTGTTTGTGGGTAAGCTTACCACCAATGTTACTGGCCACTTCGCTTATTTCATCTATGATGTATCAGTAGCCGAGTTTTGGAAAGGGCTCATCTATTTTCTGTATATTTTTGCCTTTTTGATAGGCTCATTCACTTCGGGACTTTTAATTGAAAACGCTAATTATAAGCGTAATCATAACAAATACCTCGCCCCTACCCTATTAGAGTGCTTTGCACTACTAATGGTGGTGGGGCTTTGTTTTTTCTTCCAAGAAGCTATTCCGGCAGATGTAACGGCTTGCATACTACTATTTGCTATGGGGTTACAGAATGCTTTTGTTACAAAGATATCAAACTCTGTAGTGCGTACTACACACCTTACGGGTTTGTTCACCGACTTAGGAATTGAACTGGCTCAACTACTTTACCTGAACCGCAACCACTATGAAAACCAGCTTACTCATATTAAGAATACTATTAAGCTGAGACTTTTTATCATTACCTTTTTCTTTTTAGGAGGCTTTAGTGCTGGGTATTTTTATATCGCACAGGGGCTTTCTATCTATACGTTACTCATTTCGGTAGGGATTCTTCTGTTGGGACTTTTTTACGATGGATTGAGGTTCTTCTATTTTACTAATAAACGTCATTATGAGACTTATAACAAACGCAGGAAACGTAGACGTGCTTTACGAAGACAATCACGTTATAGGCGTAAGCAAGCGAGCGGGCGACATCGTGCAGGGCGACAAGACGGGTGATACGCCTTTAAGTGATATTATTAAGCAGTATCTAAAAGAGAAATACAACAAGCCTGGTGAGGTGTTCTTGGGCGTGGTACATAGGTTGGACCGCCCTACTACTGGTGTTGTGCTTTTTGCTAAAACTTCAAAAGCTTTATCACGGCTCAATGCTATGTTTGCCAATAAAGAAGAGGTGCGAAAAACCTACTGGGCTTTGGTAGATGCTATGCCTCCTGCTGAAGAGGGTACGCTTACCCATTGGCTGGTGCGCAATGAAAAGCAAAACAAATCGGTGGGATATAATAAAGAAGTGCAGCACAGCAAGAAGGCTGTACTGCACTATAAGTTATTAAAGGCTTTTGATAGATATTATCTGCTGGAAATAGACCTTATTACAGGGCGACATCACCAGATTAGGGCGCAGCTGGCTGCTATTGGGCTACATATTAAAGGCGACCTTAAATATGGGGCTAAACGCTCTAACCCTGATGGGGGTATTTGCTTGCACGCTTATAGCTTGGATTTTGTACATCCTGTGAAGAAGGAGGAGATTCATATTAGTGTTACGCCTGAATGGGGCTTACCTAATTGATTTTATTTGTACATTGCTTCTATTTCGCGGCTGTAATTGGCGTAGATTACTTTTCGCCTTAGCTTTAATGAGGGTGTTATTTCATTTCGCTCGATAGTGAAAGCGGTAGGCAAGAGTGTGAACTTCTTGATTTGTTCATAGTCGGGGAGGTCTTTTTGGAACTTTTGTAGTTGCTTACCTATGTACTCTATTACCTGACTATGTTTTATCATATCGGTGGTGTTTTTGTATTTGATGTTCAGGTCTTTTAGGGCTTGTGCTAGCATTTCATAGTTGGGTACTATGAGTGCTGACACGAATTTTTTTCCATCGGCGATAACTGCTATCTGCTCGATGAGGTTGTATTTACCCACTTTTCCTTCTATCATTTGTGGGGCTATGTATTTTCCGTTGGAGGTTTTCATTAATTCTTTGATTCGTTCGGTAATAAATAGGTTATTATTACCGTCGAGTTTACCTGCATCGCCGGTGCGTAGGTAGCCATCGGGGGTGAATACTTTGGCGGTTTCTTCTGGATTTTTGAAGTATCCTTTCATCACCATTCCTCCTTTTACGAGTATTTCATTTTCTTCGCCTATGCGTACTTGTACGTTGGGCATTACGTTTCCTACGGATTGTGGGTTGATGCGGTCGTCGTCCCAGCAGGAGATTGTGGCTACGGTTTCGGTCATTCCGTATCCTAATTTGAGGTTGATTCCTATTGATTGGAAGAATCGGCCTATGCTGGGTTCGAGGTTGGCGCCTCCGCAGGGCATAAATTTGATGCGGCCTCCGAGTGCTTCTTTTAGTTTTTTATAGACGATTTTATCGAATAGGTTATAGGCTTTTTGGAGTATTAGTGATGGTTTTTTGCCTTGTTCGCGTAGGTTGAGTACGCGCTTTCCGGTGGCTATTGCTAGGCGGAATAGTTTTCGTTTTAGGAAGGTGGCTGCATCGGCTTTGTCGTGTACGGTGGCGAATATTTTTTCGTAGAATCGTGGTACGGCGCACATTAGTGTGGGGCGTACTTGTGTTAGGGTTTCTTTTACGAGGTTGGTATCGTCGAGGTAGTATATTGTTACGCCTCTGTTTAGGCAGAAGTATGTCCAGGCGCGTTCAAAGACGTGGGACAGTGGTAGGAATGCGAGTGAGATATCGGTATCATCGACTGTGGAGAGGCGCTCGTTATGGCCTACCATTTGGAATGCGAGGTTTTCATAGGATAGCATTACTCCTTTGGGGTCGCCGGTGGTGCCTGAGGTGTAGATGATTGTAAAGAGGTCGTCTAGATTTTGGTCGTTGATGCGTTTTTGTAGTTCGGCGTCGTACTGGGGTGTGCTTCCGAGTGAGAGGAAGTTGTCCCAATGGATGGAGTATTGTTGTTCGGTAAGTGGGATGTTATTCTCCATCACTACGATCATTTGTAGTGAGGGGCATTGTGGTGCTATTTGGAGTGCTTTGTGGTATTGTTTTTGGTCGCCTACGAATAGTACTTTTACCTCGGCGTGGTTCATTACGTAGAGGGCTTGTGGTGGGGTGTTGGTGGTGTATATGGGTACTGTGATGGCGCGTATTTGGAGGCAGGCCAGATCGGTAAGTGACCATTGTGGTGTGTTTTGTGATAGTATGCCGATGGTGTCTTGTGGTTGTATGCCTAATGATATGAGGGCTTTGGAGAGGAGGGTGGTTGTGGTTCCTACTTCTGCCCAAGTAATAGCCTGCCACTGAGATGATTGTGTTCGTTTCATCAGGGCGTCTTTTTGTGAGTACTTCTGCACATTATGGCGGAAGATTGATACAAAGTGATAGGCTGTTAAATCCATTTTTTTTGTTATCTGAATTGATTATTCGGGGCAAAGGTATGAATATTTTTTAAATTGGCAAGTGTGTGGAAAGAAATGGGTATGGGGAGGTTTTTGGGGGGTGTGGTATGTGGTTGGGATGGTTTTGCTGCTATCCTTCGTTTATAGTTCGTTTATAGTTCGTTATTCGTTCGTTCATCTTAGGGGTTATGGGGGTGGTATGTGGTTGGGGTGTGGTGTGTGGTGTTAATTTTGTTAATTATTATTTGGATATTGGTATTTTATTTCTATCTTTGTGCCCTAATTTAAAATGTTTTTTATACGATGAGAAAAGTAATTTTATCAGTTCTTTTGTTGGGCTCGATGGCTATGGAGGCGCAACAATCATTTGCTGGTTTTCGTGAGAGTCCGTATGCTGGTGTGCTACAAGCTACTACGAATCCGGCTTATATGATTAGTAGTAAGCGTTCGTGGGATGCGAGTTTATTTGTAGCGAATGTTGGTTTTGGTAATAGTGCGATGAACCTTACTTCGGACATTACTAAGGATTTTAACAATTACACTAAACTGGACAGAACCAATGGTTTGTTGCAAAATAATGACATTAATGCGCGTTTGAATGTGGATGTTTTGGGGCCATCGGTGTTTTTGAAGATTAATGACAAGCATTCGGTTGGGGTATTGACTAGGGTTCGTGCTATGGTAAACATCAATAAGTTTGATGCGAAGATGCTTCAGTCATACATTGATGATGCGAATAACTTAAATTTGACTACTCCTTATAATTTGAATATTAATGATCAAGAGGTTGTGGGTCATGGTTTTTCGGAAGTTGGTTTTTCATGGGCTGGTGAGCTTTATTTTGATGGGCATAATGCTTTGAAAGCTGGGGCTACTATAAAATATTTGATGGGGGCTGGTAATATTTATGCTGGTTTTCGTGATTTTAGTGGTACTGCGAGTATTACTTATGACCAGGTTAGCAAGAAGGCTACTTTGAATATTAACTCTACCTCGGGTACACTGGAGGTGATTAACGGTGGTTCGGACTTTTTGAAGTTTAATAACTTCCAAGCAAGCAGCCTTACTGGTAAAGAAGCTGCGGGTGTGGGACTAGACCTTGGTTTGATTTATGAGTATCGTTTTGATGGCTGCCAAAGTTGTCATAACAAGCCTCACGATTTGAGGATAGGCTTTTCATTAATGGATATTGGTAGACTTAGTTACAATACTAACAGTGGTTCATCACGTTACACTATGCAAGGGGGTACTGCTAATTTGCCTCTTGAAGACCTTAGTGAGGATACTTTGAAGAATATTTTCCAACAGCATTACGTAGTAGGTAAAAAGGTGAAATCATCATTGCCTACGACTATGAACTTAAGTGCTGATTATCGTATTTGGGATGGTTTTTATGTGAATGCTTCGGGGCTTTTTAACTTGGTAAGCAAGAGCAAGAATGATTTATACAACCCTCATTACTCTAATACTTTTTCAGTAACACCGCGTTTTGATACGAGTGGTTTTGGGGCTTACTTGCCTATATCATACGATAGTATGACTAAGACTAATGTGGGTGTTGGGTTGAGATTAGGCCCGCTTACTTTGGGTTCGAGTTCGGCTATTAGTAATTTCATAACTAAATCGGGCAAGGATTTGAATTTCTTTGTTGGGGTAAGATTTGGACACTTGGCATATCCTATGAATTAATAAATAGGCAATTGAACAAATTAATAAGTAATATAAAGGCTGTACAGCGAGGTGCTGTACAGCCTTTTTTGTTAATTGTTATTTGTTTTGTATCTTTGCAGAAAATAATTATTACTTTATGAAGCGACTATTACTTTTAACTATTTGGGGTAGTTTGGTGGGTTGTAATACACCTGCTACTGAAGAAAAAGAGACTGCTATTGAAACACAAAATACTGCTGTAGTAGCTGAAACAACGTATTTGGAGTATGTAAATACGCTGATGGGGACGGATTCTAAATTTAGCCTTTCTAACGGTAATACGTATCCGGCGATAGCTGTGCCTTGGGGTATGCATTTCTACACTCCTCAAACTAATAAGATGGGTGATGGCTGGGCGTATCAGTACCACGCTGATAAGATTGTGGGCTTTAAACAAACACACCAA encodes:
- a CDS encoding RluA family pseudouridine synthase, with amino-acid sequence MRLITNAGNVDVLYEDNHVIGVSKRAGDIVQGDKTGDTPLSDIIKQYLKEKYNKPGEVFLGVVHRLDRPTTGVVLFAKTSKALSRLNAMFANKEEVRKTYWALVDAMPPAEEGTLTHWLVRNEKQNKSVGYNKEVQHSKKAVLHYKLLKAFDRYYLLEIDLITGRHHQIRAQLAAIGLHIKGDLKYGAKRSNPDGGICLHAYSLDFVHPVKKEEIHISVTPEWGLPN
- a CDS encoding YoaK family protein, translated to MFRHQGKSRTAKHNLQIAVVLSFVAGMVNVTGFLFVGKLTTNVTGHFAYFIYDVSVAEFWKGLIYFLYIFAFLIGSFTSGLLIENANYKRNHNKYLAPTLLECFALLMVVGLCFFFQEAIPADVTACILLFAMGLQNAFVTKISNSVVRTTHLTGLFTDLGIELAQLLYLNRNHYENQLTHIKNTIKLRLFIITFFFLGGFSAGYFYIAQGLSIYTLLISVGILLLGLFYDGLRFFYFTNKRHYETYNKRRKRRRALRRQSRYRRKQASGRHRAGRQDG
- a CDS encoding membrane or secreted protein, which produces MKLAFLTIGILLLCVAGMAIKIWGKKGGKFSGTCASQNPHLNPEGEACSFCGRTPDEQECRNK
- a CDS encoding RNA polymerase sigma factor; translation: MLGNLSEKIAEAKKGNQRAFSWLLDEFWAEVYAFQLKRVNDEAEAEDITVQTFARAFDKIGSFDEQYSFRTWLFTISKNIHIDSLRRQAEPILHLDSEEKESKRIADDTPTIEDSLIMEQQFDYLLKSIKQLKEPYRTAIQLRYLQEKSYKEIADEMKSTMNNVKITLLRAKKMLISKFNN
- the panB gene encoding 3-methyl-2-oxobutanoate hydroxymethyltransferase; this translates as MSAVRKDYKRVTTKSVVEMKANGEKISMLTAYDYTFAKLLDSAGIDVILVGDSASNVMAGHETTLPITLDQMIYHASSVVRGANRALIVVDLPFGTYQSDPKKALRSAIKIMKESGAHAIKLEGGKEEAESIKRIVNAGIPVMGHLGLTPQSIHQFGSFALRAKEEAEAQKLKEDAKLLEQLGCFAIVLEKIPAKLAEEVAKSVRIPIIGIGAGSAVDGQVLVMQDMLGMSNEFQPRFLRKYANLQEVVTAAVSHYIEDVKSVDFPNEKEQY
- a CDS encoding long-chain fatty acid--CoA ligase, whose translation is MDLTAYHFVSIFRHNVQKYSQKDALMKRTQSSQWQAITWAEVGTTTTLLSKALISLGIQPQDTIGILSQNTPQWSLTDLACLQIRAITVPIYTTNTPPQALYVMNHAEVKVLFVGDQKQYHKALQIAPQCPSLQMIVVMENNIPLTEQQYSIHWDNFLSLGSTPQYDAELQKRINDQNLDDLFTIIYTSGTTGDPKGVMLSYENLAFQMVGHNERLSTVDDTDISLAFLPLSHVFERAWTYFCLNRGVTIYYLDDTNLVKETLTQVRPTLMCAVPRFYEKIFATVHDKADAATFLKRKLFRLAIATGKRVLNLREQGKKPSLILQKAYNLFDKIVYKKLKEALGGRIKFMPCGGANLEPSIGRFFQSIGINLKLGYGMTETVATISCWDDDRINPQSVGNVMPNVQVRIGEENEILVKGGMVMKGYFKNPEETAKVFTPDGYLRTGDAGKLDGNNNLFITERIKELMKTSNGKYIAPQMIEGKVGKYNLIEQIAVIADGKKFVSALIVPNYEMLAQALKDLNIKYKNTTDMIKHSQVIEYIGKQLQKFQKDLPDYEQIKKFTLLPTAFTIERNEITPSLKLRRKVIYANYSREIEAMYK
- a CDS encoding DUF5723 family protein codes for the protein MRKVILSVLLLGSMAMEAQQSFAGFRESPYAGVLQATTNPAYMISSKRSWDASLFVANVGFGNSAMNLTSDITKDFNNYTKLDRTNGLLQNNDINARLNVDVLGPSVFLKINDKHSVGVLTRVRAMVNINKFDAKMLQSYIDDANNLNLTTPYNLNINDQEVVGHGFSEVGFSWAGELYFDGHNALKAGATIKYLMGAGNIYAGFRDFSGTASITYDQVSKKATLNINSTSGTLEVINGGSDFLKFNNFQASSLTGKEAAGVGLDLGLIYEYRFDGCQSCHNKPHDLRIGFSLMDIGRLSYNTNSGSSRYTMQGGTANLPLEDLSEDTLKNIFQQHYVVGKKVKSSLPTTMNLSADYRIWDGFYVNASGLFNLVSKSKNDLYNPHYSNTFSVTPRFDTSGFGAYLPISYDSMTKTNVGVGLRLGPLTLGSSSAISNFITKSGKDLNFFVGVRFGHLAYPMN